One Pyrus communis chromosome 13, drPyrComm1.1, whole genome shotgun sequence genomic window carries:
- the LOC137711890 gene encoding uncharacterized protein: MSFKKGESTTDKALSHEEQLAKIYEVRKMMGPIVDRLPAICSEASISRYLRARNWNTKKAGKMLKETIKWRLEFKPEKIRWENITQEAKTGKIYRANYHDNCGRTVLILRPGFQNTNAVNEQMMYLVYCLENALLNTNPDQEQMVWLIDFQRWNTSSISLKATRETAKILQNHYPERLGIGILYNPPKIFESFWTLVKPFLEPKTHKKMKFVYSDNPQSQKIMEDLFNMDKLESTFGGRSSVGFDYEAYGQRMREDDKKMSSLIDSGCSPAYSPAYSPSIMSELQQLASDHCSEVSDEGGCSSCDEAASSNLEVVDEKVQGQPHDSKDVANDCTKVAA; encoded by the exons atGTCGTTCAAAAAAGGGGAAAGCACAACAGATAAAGCATTGTCACATGAAGAGCAGCTGGCCAAG ATTTATGAAGTGAGGAAGATGATGGGTCCTATTGTGGATAGGCTACCAGCCATTTGTTCAGAAGCTTCAATCTCAAGGTACCTAAGAGCGCGGAACTGGAATACGAAGAAGGCGGGCAAGATGCTGAAAGAAACCATAAAATGGAGGTTGGAGTTCAAGCCCGAGAAAATCCGATGG GAAAACATTACTCAAGAAGCGAAGACAGGAAAAATTTACAGAGCCAATTACCATGACAATTGCGGAAGGACAGTTCTCATCCTGAGGCCTGGTTTTCAG AACACGAATGCGGTAAACGAGCAGATGATGTATTTGGTATACTGCCTGGAGAATGCATTACTGAATACGAATCCAGATCAGGAACAAATGGTGTGGCTAATCGACTTTCAACGGTGGAACACGTCAAGCATATCGTTGAAGGCGACTAGGGAAACAGCTAAGATCCTGCAAAATCATTACCCTGAGAGATTGGGAATTGGCATCCTCTATAATCCACCAAAAATATTTGAGTCCTTTTGGACG TTGGTAAAACCATTTCTTGAGccgaaaacacacaaaaagatGAAGTTTGTGTACTCGGACAACCCGCAGAGCCAGAAGATAATGGAAGATCTTTTCAACATGGACAAGTTGGAATCCACATTTGGCGGGAGAAGTTCAGTTGGTTTCGACTATGAAGCTTACGGACAAAGAATGCGAGAAGATGACAAGAAAATGTCTAGTTTGATCGATTCAGGTTGTTCGCCAGCCTATTCGCCAGCTTATTCGCCATCAATCATGTCTGAGTTGCAGCAATTGGCTTCTGACCATTGTTCTGAGGTCTCTGATGAAGGCGGATGCTCGTCGTGCGATGAAGCAGCCTCGTCGAACTTGGAGGTCGTCGATGAGAAGGTACAAGGACAACCGCACGACAGCAAAGATGTTGCAAATGACTGCACAAAAGTGGCTGCATGA
- the LOC137712808 gene encoding C-type lectin receptor-like tyrosine-protein kinase At1g52310, whose protein sequence is MGLMEGNLIALQLVAPLIVWFLLGACDSQRVYNEPIRRYLVASGTEESKEPCPAGWILGPNRRKCFGYMRSPQPWNESETHCKSYNGNLAAFKTSQELTFAQNICAETSGCWVGGRGVNSTIGLGWNWSDNTSYWNGSLFHVEPLRSICSNISCHTNRLVDVCILVTNRSMSLLAERCNTSHAFICMVDLGNRCYHMHCHREYLIILGVVSGLILFTTLAVVIWLLAYKRSKKRRRSRKLSNPAETALVAPSWKVFMKDELRSITKNFSEGNRLLGDAKTGGTYSGILPDGSRVAVKRLKRSSFQRKKEFYSEIGRVARLHHPNLVAVKGCCYDHGDRFIVYEFIVNGPLDKWLHHIPRGGRSLDWAMRMKIATTLAQGIAFLHDKVKPHVVHRDIRASNVLLDEDFGAHLMGVGLSKFVPYEVMHERTVMAGGTYGYLAPEFVYRNELTTKSDVYSFGVLLLEIVSGRRPAQAVDSVGWQSIFEWATPLVQAHRYPDLLDPHITVSSPEIPEAGVVQKVVDLVYACTQHVPSMRPRMSHIVHQLQQLAQTPVPK, encoded by the exons ATGGGTTTGATGGAAGGGAATCTGATTGCTCTGCAATTGGTTGCGCCTCTGATTGTTTGGTTTTTGCTGGGTGCATGCGATTCACAAAGG GTGTATAACGAGCCGATTCGCAGGTATTTGGTTGCTTCTGGAACAGAAGAAAGTAAAG AACCATGCCCTGCTGGATGGATTCTTGGACCTAATAGGAGGAAGTGCTTTGGTTATATGAGAAGCCCCCAACCATGGAATGAGTCAGAAACCCATTGTAAAAGTTATAATGGCAACTTAGCagcattcaaaacatctcaagAACTTACGTTTGCTCAAAATATATGTGCTGAAACCAGTGGCTGCTGGGTTGGAGGCAGAGGTGTGAACTCTACCATTGGTCTTGGCTGGAATTGGTCTGATAATACTTCCTATTGGAATGGGTCTCTCTTTCATGTGGAACCCCTTCGGTCAATTTGCAGTAACATCTCTTGCCACACCAATAGGTTGGTCGATGTATGCATATTGGTGACTAATAGATCCATGTCTCTCTTGGCTGAAAGATGCAATACGTCTCATGCTTTTATATGCATGGTTGATTTAG GGAACAGATGTTACCACATGCATTGCCACAGAGAATATCTTATTATCCTTGGAGTAGTAAGTGGGTTGATTCTCTTCACAACATTAGCTGTAGTGATTTGGCTTCTTGCATACAAGCGTAGCAAGAAGCGCAGACGTTCCCGCAAACTATCTAATCCAGCAGAAACTGCATTAGTCGCTCCATCATGGAAAGTCTTCATGAAAGACGAACTAAGGTCAATTACAAAGAACTTTAGTGAAGGAAACCGTCTTCTGGGAGATGCCAAGACAGGAGGCACGTACAGTGGAATTCTTCCTGATGGCTCAAGAGTGGCTGTTAAGAGGTTGAAGAGATCTAGttttcaaaggaaaaaagagtTCTACTCTGAAATTGGAAGGGTTGCAAGGCTTCACCACCCAAATTTGGTGGCTGTGAAAGGCTGCTGTTATGATCATGGTGATCGCTTCATAGTTTATGAGTTCATAGTTAATGGGCCTTTGGATAAATGGCTGCATCACATACCTAGGGGTGGTCGAAGCTTAGATTGGGCCATGAGAATGAAAATTGCCACAACTCTTGCTCAAGGAATTGC GTTCTTGCATGACAAGGTAAAACCGCATGTCGTGCATCGTGATATCCGTGCCAGTAATGTACTGCTTGATGAAGATTTTGGAGCACATCTAATGGGGGTTGGTCTGTCAAAGTTTGTGCCATATGAAGTGATGCACGAGAGGACAGTGATGGCTGGTGGCACGTACGGGTACCTTGCTCCAGAATTTGTCTACAGAAATGAGCTTACAACAAAGAGTGATGTTTATAGCTTTGGTGTGCTGCTGCTTGAGATTGTGAGCGGACGTAGACCTGCACAGGCCGTTGATTCGGTGGGTTGGCAGAGCATTTTTGAGTGGGCAACACCTCTGGTGCAGGCTCATCGCTACCCGGATCTCCTGGACCCTCATATAACTGTTTCTTCTCCTGAGATTCCGGAGGCTGGTGTCGTTCAAAAGGTGGTCGACCTCGTCTATGCCTGTACACAGCATGTCCCATCAATGCGCCCGAGGATGTCTCACATTGTTCATCAACTTCAACAGTTAGCCCAGACTCCTGTTCCAAAGTAG
- the LOC137713138 gene encoding membrane steroid-binding protein 1-like, whose product MEGLYGVVMEEIGRYTGLSPAAFFTIAGMMVVVYRIVTGMFVGPEDYNKPPVAATIDTVDSDSKSNFVNKYFNSSGAARGSSVQMGDMTEEQLREYGGSDPNKPLLMAIRAQIYDVSSSRNFYGPGGPYAMFAGREASRALALLSFKPQDINGNLEGLGPDELGILQDWEDKFIEKYDKVGQLVAEQTTTHTDEKTEVAADDAQPQAVGQAE is encoded by the exons ATGGAAGGATTGTACGGAGTAGTGATGGAGGAGATAGGGCGGTACACCGGACTATCACCGGCGGCCTTCTTCACAATCGCCGGGATGATGGTCGTGGTTTACAGAATAGTCACCGGCATGTTTGTGGGTCCCGAAGATTACAACAAGCCTCCGGTGGCGGCGACCATCGACACCGTCGATTCTGATTCCAAATCCAATTTTGTgaataaatacttcaattccTCGGGGGCGGCGAGAGGCTCGTCGGTCCAAATGGGAGACATGACGGAGGAGCAGCTGAGAGAGTACGGCGGGTCTGACCCCAATAAGCCGCTGCTTATGGCTATCAGGGCTCAGATATACGACGTGTCTTCCTCCAG GAACTTTTACGGACCAGGAGGACCGTACGCCATGTTTGCTGGAAGGGAAGCAAGCAGAGCGCTGGCTCTTCTGTCTTTTAAACCCCAAGACATAAACGGCAATCTCGAAGGTCTGGGGCCTGATGAACTTGGCATATTGCAGGATTGGGAAGATAAATTCATCGAAAAATATGACAAGGTTGGGCAGCTTGTAGCAGAGCAAACAACTACACATACCGATGAGAAAACTGAGGTCGCTGCAGATGATGCTCAACCGCAAGCAGTTGGACAAGCAGAatag